The following are from one region of the Paenibacillus sp. JZ16 genome:
- a CDS encoding polysaccharide deacetylase family protein, with protein MSESYGRIIELLAIERDTETFGLRIKLSLIESAEPLWLTDNETIANIAAVTEFDGVHKHRISLHTAWDANKQQYIGSITRTYREHSERFSFACSVPFRNELESIKKIRHADDLHTLPFLSTHRSEADQPEEMPAAEGDLKTNRFARKRRHLPLKLVSAIMMSLIFVVLLSSFNYSYPGDIKPYSAVTATAEAETVIQLLAENRSAIIAKPVAASKEEAAESRPKESKPKDNKPSASIPQLELEEFISFSLPKGYVALTFDDGPSKHSIDIMNVLKKHEVGGTFFFVGTNVKKHPDYVRAIHANGYSVGSHSMTHSQLTSLTYEQQQAELTRVSDLIEHITDEKLVLFRPPYGAFDDRTEALSQQQGSKMVLWNRDPEDWLTRDEDKILEYVQHIEASGSIILLHESQAVVDALPKIIKHLQDQGLTIVSLQ; from the coding sequence ATGTCAGAATCCTACGGCAGAATCATAGAGCTGCTGGCGATCGAGAGGGATACCGAAACATTCGGTCTACGAATCAAGCTATCCCTAATAGAATCGGCGGAGCCATTATGGTTAACCGATAACGAGACCATAGCGAATATAGCAGCCGTGACGGAGTTCGATGGGGTTCATAAACACCGAATATCCTTACATACCGCATGGGATGCAAACAAACAGCAATACATAGGTTCCATTACGCGTACATATCGTGAACATAGTGAGCGGTTTTCATTTGCCTGCTCCGTTCCGTTCAGGAACGAATTAGAGTCAATCAAGAAGATCCGGCATGCAGATGACTTGCATACGCTGCCTTTCCTCTCCACGCATCGATCCGAAGCGGATCAGCCCGAAGAGATGCCAGCCGCCGAAGGGGACCTGAAAACCAATCGTTTCGCAAGGAAACGGCGCCATCTTCCGCTTAAGCTGGTAAGCGCCATCATGATGAGCTTGATTTTTGTTGTATTATTAAGTTCATTTAATTACTCGTATCCCGGTGACATTAAGCCTTATTCTGCAGTAACGGCCACTGCGGAAGCAGAGACCGTTATCCAATTGCTTGCCGAGAACCGGAGCGCCATCATCGCGAAACCCGTGGCAGCCTCAAAGGAGGAAGCAGCGGAGAGCAGACCGAAGGAGAGTAAACCGAAGGATAACAAACCCTCTGCTTCCATTCCACAGCTGGAGCTGGAGGAGTTCATCTCGTTTAGCCTGCCCAAAGGGTATGTAGCCCTTACATTTGATGATGGGCCATCCAAGCACTCTATCGATATTATGAATGTCTTAAAAAAACACGAGGTTGGCGGAACGTTCTTCTTTGTTGGCACCAATGTAAAAAAACATCCCGACTATGTCAGGGCCATCCATGCGAACGGATACTCTGTCGGCAGCCATTCCATGACTCATAGCCAGCTGACAAGCCTTACCTATGAACAGCAGCAGGCAGAGTTGACCCGCGTGTCCGACCTCATCGAGCATATTACCGACGAGAAGCTGGTACTCTTCCGTCCGCCCTACGGTGCCTTTGACGATCGGACCGAGGCGTTAAGCCAACAGCAAGGCAGTAAGATGGTGCTCTGGAACCGGGATCCCGAGGATTGGCTGACCCGCGACGAGGATAAAATCCTCGAGTATGTCCAGCACATCGAAGCTTCCGGCTCCATCATCCTCCTGCATGAATCGCAGGCGGTTGTGGACGCCTTGCCGAAGATTATTAAGCACCTGCAGGATCAGGGACTCACGATCGTCAGTTTGCAATAG
- a CDS encoding glycosyl hydrolase family 8, whose protein sequence is MTTRISRKKAILAIIALLALIGVVFIAYAIIHSKENPDVTAAFIEEHMTNDNGTIATYLKPASSQNPDIVAGREALSESLGLWMQYAVLSGDRARFDDSAQLLTTYFLHKGQETYIRWKLRPDGQSEVTTNALGDDLRILDALLKAYKLWDRDEYLQLAKEIGSSLQAPAQTQGYFVDYHDFERNASAAVLSLVYADISALREMQNNGILSRQEYKQYQDLLSHMPSDGIFYPKTYQIRSGQYEYDASVNLIDQLIVGIHLAEMDHPPKELIQFLKGEFQKNQQLAGRFNRKTRKPDAAYESPAVYGLAIILASKTNDLPWARELHDRMIQLRGQDPAYPGGYVFDGNTHAFDNLFPLLAETLLEPTVK, encoded by the coding sequence ATGACAACCCGGATTTCCCGCAAGAAGGCCATTCTTGCGATCATCGCCCTTCTTGCTCTAATCGGCGTCGTCTTCATCGCCTACGCTATCATCCATAGCAAGGAGAACCCCGACGTGACAGCAGCGTTTATTGAAGAGCATATGACCAACGATAACGGTACCATTGCTACCTATCTCAAGCCCGCTTCTTCCCAGAACCCGGACATCGTTGCCGGTAGAGAAGCGTTATCCGAGTCGCTCGGACTTTGGATGCAGTATGCTGTCTTATCCGGCGATCGAGCCCGGTTCGATGATAGCGCCCAGCTTCTTACAACCTACTTCCTCCATAAGGGTCAGGAAACTTATATCCGGTGGAAGCTCAGACCAGACGGTCAATCCGAGGTAACGACCAATGCCCTAGGCGATGATCTCCGAATCCTCGATGCCCTGCTGAAGGCGTACAAACTCTGGGACCGGGACGAATACCTTCAATTGGCGAAGGAGATCGGCTCATCATTGCAAGCACCTGCCCAAACCCAAGGATATTTCGTGGATTATCATGATTTTGAACGGAATGCATCGGCAGCCGTGTTAAGCCTGGTCTACGCTGACATATCGGCACTGCGCGAAATGCAGAATAACGGAATCCTGTCCCGTCAGGAGTATAAACAGTATCAGGACCTGCTCTCCCACATGCCTTCTGACGGCATCTTCTATCCCAAAACCTATCAAATCCGCTCCGGTCAATATGAGTATGACGCATCGGTCAATCTAATCGACCAGCTGATCGTTGGCATCCATCTGGCGGAGATGGATCATCCGCCGAAGGAGCTCATACAATTCTTGAAGGGAGAATTCCAGAAGAATCAGCAGCTGGCAGGGCGCTTCAACCGGAAGACAAGAAAACCTGACGCGGCATATGAGTCACCTGCCGTCTACGGACTGGCTATTATCCTGGCGTCAAAAACGAATGACCTCCCTTGGGCTCGGGAGCTGCATGATCGAATGATCCAACTCCGAGGCCAAGATCCCGCTTATCCGGGAGGGTATGTGTTTGATGGGAATACGCATGCTTTTGATAACCTGTTTCCTCTGCTCGCGGAGACGCTGCTAGAACCAACCGTGAAATAA
- a CDS encoding sulfite exporter TauE/SafE family protein codes for MDIILFAVIIFVASILQTSTGFGFSILATPFLLLLFQPNEAIQINLILSLVISAALIARIRKDIDYGILKRLVIGSAAGLPLGIVIFSFIDIRYLKLGVSLIILALTVMLMLKFRIRQSHGRDLAVGGLSGSLTTSIGMPGPPLLLYFSGTDTQKAKLRGTTLAFYLFIYSLSLIIQVIVAGTSKTVWVSSGIALPLVFVGLLIGQRLFIVINQRVFQIFTYIILIFTGVYMLIESL; via the coding sequence GTGGATATTATACTGTTTGCGGTCATTATTTTCGTGGCGTCCATTCTTCAGACCAGCACCGGATTTGGGTTCTCTATCCTGGCTACGCCGTTTCTGCTGCTCTTATTCCAGCCTAACGAGGCTATTCAGATTAATTTAATTCTTTCTCTTGTCATCTCGGCTGCTCTAATCGCGAGGATACGCAAGGACATCGATTATGGCATCCTCAAGCGATTGGTGATCGGAAGTGCGGCAGGACTCCCTCTCGGCATCGTTATTTTTTCGTTTATCGATATTCGTTATCTGAAGTTAGGCGTTAGTCTGATTATATTGGCATTAACCGTCATGCTGATGCTAAAATTCAGAATCCGTCAGAGCCATGGCAGGGATCTGGCGGTAGGGGGGCTCTCAGGCTCTCTAACGACCAGCATTGGAATGCCGGGTCCGCCCCTGCTGTTATATTTCTCGGGCACCGACACGCAGAAGGCAAAGCTCAGAGGGACGACACTCGCCTTCTATTTGTTCATCTACTCCCTGAGTTTGATCATTCAGGTGATCGTGGCGGGAACGAGCAAGACCGTCTGGGTATCGAGCGGAATTGCGCTTCCCCTGGTGTTCGTCGGGCTGTTGATCGGACAGCGACTATTCATTGTCATTAACCAGAGAGTATTCCAGATATTCACCTATATCATTTTGATCTTTACGGGTGTGTATATGCTCATCGAGAGTCTGTAA
- a CDS encoding TetR/AcrR family transcriptional regulator produces the protein MNGFEKRANLIKEKIMRTTLELVRTSELKRIRIADISKAAKVSQVTIYNYFGSKEELLREVFRNYFDKAIRDFEEYMSEGHSLKEKIEHIIFLEKESYSDFPPALIKELLIDDEELARYMEEQYRNKAIPLTIQIIEEGKASGEISPEVSTEHVLAFIQLYMNQYESILAMAQQSDDMDGFLEGMVHMFFYGVCGKA, from the coding sequence ATGAACGGTTTTGAGAAAAGGGCGAATCTGATCAAAGAGAAGATTATGAGAACCACCTTGGAACTGGTGCGCACCTCGGAGCTAAAGCGAATTCGGATTGCCGACATATCCAAGGCAGCCAAGGTGTCGCAGGTGACGATCTATAATTACTTCGGCAGCAAGGAGGAGCTGCTGCGCGAGGTTTTTCGCAATTATTTTGATAAGGCGATCCGGGATTTTGAGGAATATATGAGCGAAGGCCATTCTTTGAAGGAGAAGATCGAGCACATTATTTTTCTGGAGAAGGAATCCTACAGTGATTTCCCGCCCGCATTGATTAAAGAGTTGTTGATCGATGACGAAGAATTGGCCCGTTATATGGAAGAGCAGTACAGGAACAAAGCCATTCCGCTCACCATCCAGATTATTGAGGAGGGCAAGGCCAGCGGTGAGATTTCACCGGAGGTATCGACGGAACACGTTCTGGCTTTTATCCAGCTGTACATGAATCAATATGAATCGATTCTGGCTATGGCCCAGCAAAGTGATGATATGGACGGCTTCCTGGAGGGAATGGTTCATATGTTCTTCTACGGTGTCTGCGGAAAGGCTTAA
- a CDS encoding ABC transporter ATP-binding protein: MLTVQHLTKTFSNGRGIFDVSFSVEPGEVFGFLGPNGAGKSTTIRHIMGFMKPDQGYVKVNGLDTWREQGKFQSDVGYLPGEISFIEGMTGKTFLDFMADMQGIRDLSKRNQLIDRLQFDVQTPIHKMSKGMKQKVGIVAAFMHGPKVIILDEPTSGLDPLMQKVFIEIVLEEKARGTTFLMSSHSFQEIERTCDRAAIIKDGVIIAVKDIHELQSMQRKLFEVNFVHSSDAEAFRSSGLLVESYEGTRVSVAVQGNYDQFIQETGKYPVRSIDVFTQNLEDIFMNYYDRKGISK, translated from the coding sequence ATGTTAACCGTTCAGCATTTGACGAAGACATTTTCCAACGGAAGGGGCATCTTCGATGTTTCGTTTTCGGTGGAGCCGGGCGAGGTTTTTGGTTTTTTAGGGCCGAATGGCGCCGGAAAATCAACGACCATCCGGCACATCATGGGTTTTATGAAGCCGGATCAGGGATACGTCAAGGTAAATGGGCTGGATACCTGGAGAGAACAAGGAAAGTTCCAATCGGACGTGGGTTACCTCCCAGGTGAAATTTCCTTTATCGAAGGAATGACCGGAAAGACCTTTCTGGATTTCATGGCCGATATGCAGGGAATTCGGGACTTGTCCAAGCGGAATCAATTGATCGATCGCCTGCAATTCGATGTACAGACCCCGATTCATAAAATGTCCAAGGGAATGAAACAAAAGGTCGGGATCGTCGCCGCCTTCATGCATGGTCCGAAGGTCATTATTCTGGATGAGCCCACTTCGGGACTCGATCCGCTGATGCAGAAGGTGTTTATTGAGATTGTTCTTGAGGAGAAAGCCCGCGGCACAACATTCTTGATGTCATCCCACAGCTTTCAGGAAATCGAGAGAACCTGTGACCGAGCCGCGATTATCAAGGACGGGGTCATTATTGCTGTCAAGGACATTCACGAACTGCAATCCATGCAGCGGAAGCTGTTCGAGGTCAACTTCGTGCATTCAAGCGATGCCGAGGCTTTTCGGAGTTCAGGGCTGCTTGTCGAATCCTATGAAGGCACTCGGGTGAGCGTAGCCGTCCAGGGCAATTACGATCAGTTTATCCAAGAGACGGGCAAATACCCTGTGCGCAGCATCGATGTCTTCACCCAGAACCTCGAGGATATTTTCATGAATTATTATGATCGGAAGGGGATATCGAAATGA
- a CDS encoding ABC transporter permease subunit, whose protein sequence is MNVTLYKQMMKVNMKSLMNYAFGSAFYILLMFWLYPSIAKNTGAIDDLVASMPEGVGKAFGLNGFGTAEAFISGEYYGLILVLILAIVCVQLTTQLMAKLVDQGSMGYLLSAPTTRGKVALTQAMVMTSGLFLILAVTTLAGFAGYAWLLGDSYEFNTARFIQMNAAAFLLFFAISSICFLVSSLCNDEKKARSISGLITFGFFSLDLISKFSDKIEWMRNLTLFSLYQPGEIVNGTGDFMVTSLVLAAIGLIAFGLAVVLFRKRDLPL, encoded by the coding sequence ATGAATGTCACCTTATATAAACAGATGATGAAAGTAAATATGAAAAGCTTGATGAATTATGCGTTCGGGTCCGCTTTTTATATTCTCCTGATGTTCTGGTTATATCCCAGCATCGCCAAGAACACAGGAGCCATCGACGATCTGGTCGCGTCGATGCCGGAGGGCGTCGGAAAAGCCTTCGGGCTTAATGGCTTCGGTACAGCCGAAGCTTTCATCTCCGGGGAATATTACGGATTAATTCTGGTGCTCATCCTGGCTATCGTCTGCGTTCAGCTGACGACCCAGCTAATGGCCAAATTGGTCGATCAAGGCTCGATGGGCTATTTGCTGTCGGCCCCGACAACAAGAGGGAAAGTGGCGCTAACGCAAGCCATGGTTATGACAAGCGGGCTCTTCCTTATCCTGGCGGTCACGACATTGGCCGGATTCGCCGGATACGCTTGGCTGCTGGGGGATTCCTACGAATTCAATACCGCCCGATTCATCCAGATGAACGCAGCGGCGTTCCTGCTCTTTTTTGCCATCTCCAGCATCTGTTTTCTCGTGTCCTCGCTGTGTAATGACGAGAAGAAGGCACGGAGTATCTCCGGGTTGATTACATTCGGGTTCTTCAGTCTGGATTTGATCAGTAAATTCAGCGATAAGATTGAATGGATGCGCAACCTTACCCTCTTCTCCTTATATCAGCCCGGGGAAATCGTAAATGGAACGGGGGATTTCATGGTAACCTCCCTTGTGCTTGCCGCCATCGGCCTGATCGCATTCGGCCTGGCTGTCGTGTTATTTCGAAAACGCGATTTGCCGTTGTAA
- a CDS encoding SDR family oxidoreductase, which yields MKALFIGGTGTISSAITKQLLEQGCELYLLNRGNRNDTLPEGAHILQADIHDEDQVAKLIEPLDFDIVADFIAFEPAHLERDYRLFNGKTKQFIFISSASAYQTPLSDYRITEGTPLSNPYWAYSRNKIACEDYLMKQYREHGFPVTIVRPSHTYDERSIPLGVHGSQGSWQVVKRMLENKPVIIHGDGTSLWTLTHNSDFAKGFIGLMGNIHAIGESVHITSDESLTWNQIYQIIADALGVQLNAVHVSSEFLDATSTQDFRGSLLGDKANTVVFDNAKLKRLVPEFVATTRADQGIRQTVNYILSHPEHQREDEEFDVWCDKVVSALEKAKSIITG from the coding sequence ATGAAAGCGTTGTTTATTGGAGGAACCGGAACGATCAGCTCGGCGATTACGAAGCAGCTGCTGGAACAGGGATGCGAGCTATACCTGCTCAACCGAGGGAACCGAAACGACACATTGCCCGAGGGCGCACATATTTTGCAGGCCGATATTCATGACGAAGACCAAGTGGCGAAACTTATTGAGCCGCTCGATTTTGATATTGTGGCCGACTTTATAGCCTTCGAACCGGCCCATCTGGAGAGAGATTATCGTCTGTTCAACGGAAAAACCAAGCAGTTTATATTCATCAGCTCCGCTTCCGCTTATCAGACGCCACTATCCGATTATCGCATTACGGAAGGCACGCCTTTATCCAATCCATACTGGGCCTATTCCAGAAATAAAATCGCTTGCGAAGATTATCTGATGAAGCAGTATCGGGAACATGGCTTCCCGGTAACTATCGTAAGGCCTAGCCATACGTATGATGAGCGGTCCATTCCACTCGGCGTGCACGGCAGCCAAGGAAGCTGGCAGGTTGTGAAGCGGATGCTGGAGAATAAACCGGTCATTATTCACGGGGATGGGACGTCTCTGTGGACGTTGACGCACAACAGCGATTTTGCAAAAGGATTCATCGGTCTGATGGGCAACATTCATGCCATCGGGGAGTCGGTGCATATTACCTCTGACGAGTCGCTCACCTGGAATCAGATCTACCAAATCATTGCGGATGCCCTGGGCGTACAGCTGAATGCGGTGCACGTGTCTTCGGAATTCTTGGATGCAACCAGCACGCAGGACTTTAGAGGTTCATTGTTGGGGGACAAAGCGAATACCGTTGTGTTTGATAACGCCAAGCTCAAGCGGCTTGTCCCTGAATTCGTGGCAACCACCCGGGCGGATCAAGGAATCAGGCAAACGGTGAACTATATCTTGTCCCATCCAGAACATCAACGGGAAGATGAAGAGTTTGATGTGTGGTGTGACAAGGTTGTTTCGGCGTTGGAGAAGGCGAAGTCGATCATAACGGGGTAG
- a CDS encoding Crp/Fnr family transcriptional regulator: MEMIKYLSRLDLFHGLSEEELLQLNHVTPLEIRNKGTVVASPHMEPKVLYIVKSGKVRLYKLTAGGKELTLDILGAGHLFGEMTSFHTGSAMFAVTMEDSVICEIESRQFRKVISEQPDLAFKYIELVTGRLKEMEELLEYMAYGSVRQRLLFLLHKLAAKFSPDSKAAGEWAPLEIELTHQELATMTGSIRETVTPILNQLVSEGVLRKEGARKPYSIHRSRLEAALAVCK, encoded by the coding sequence ATGGAGATGATTAAATATCTATCCCGGCTGGATCTGTTTCATGGACTTAGCGAAGAAGAGCTGCTGCAATTGAACCATGTGACGCCACTTGAAATCCGTAACAAAGGAACCGTGGTGGCCTCTCCTCATATGGAGCCGAAGGTACTGTACATCGTAAAATCCGGAAAGGTGCGGCTTTATAAGCTGACGGCAGGAGGGAAGGAGCTGACGCTAGATATTTTGGGCGCGGGGCATCTGTTTGGGGAAATGACATCCTTTCATACGGGATCTGCCATGTTTGCCGTCACGATGGAAGACTCCGTCATTTGTGAAATCGAGAGCCGTCAATTCCGAAAGGTGATCAGCGAACAGCCGGATCTGGCATTCAAGTACATTGAGCTCGTAACTGGCAGGCTCAAAGAGATGGAAGAACTGCTGGAGTATATGGCTTACGGGAGCGTGCGACAACGTCTGCTATTCTTGCTGCACAAGCTGGCCGCCAAATTCTCACCAGATTCGAAGGCTGCAGGGGAATGGGCCCCGCTAGAGATCGAGCTTACCCATCAGGAGCTGGCGACCATGACAGGCAGCATACGAGAAACCGTAACGCCGATACTCAATCAGCTGGTATCTGAAGGCGTATTGCGTAAAGAAGGGGCACGTAAACCTTACTCGATACATAGGAGTCGTTTGGAGGCTGCATTGGCGGTGTGCAAATAA
- a CDS encoding DoxX family protein has protein sequence MEPLWVILFQCVLIGMFALSASFKFLRTGSMVQHWSEYRYPLWGMFVVAGLESAGIVFMISAFWIPENKLYAASLFTVLMVGAIHAHLIRARHKPFMALNALLMLMLSVTLLLQ, from the coding sequence ATGGAACCACTTTGGGTAATTTTATTTCAATGTGTATTGATTGGTATGTTTGCACTTTCCGCGTCGTTCAAATTTCTCCGCACCGGCTCGATGGTGCAGCACTGGAGCGAATACCGATACCCCCTCTGGGGGATGTTCGTTGTTGCCGGTCTGGAGTCAGCGGGGATTGTCTTTATGATATCAGCATTCTGGATTCCAGAGAACAAGCTCTACGCTGCTTCTCTATTTACGGTTCTAATGGTGGGAGCCATTCATGCCCATCTGATTCGGGCCAGGCATAAACCGTTCATGGCTCTGAATGCTCTGCTCATGCTTATGTTGTCAGTTACCCTTTTACTTCAGTAG
- a CDS encoding cupin domain-containing protein, with translation MEVHVRSFFVKDDGEVPNNPDLPVIVYNGVFADDPSGLEAAFNRHHWSGSWAGGVYDYHHYHSNTHEVLGVRSGSATVLVGGDAGERLELATGDVIVLPAGTAHMKLTSTPDFEVIGAYPEGNTPNMRERNPTDRAQAINEIRSVPVPDLDPVFGEEGPLLHKWVK, from the coding sequence GTGGAGGTACATGTCAGATCATTTTTCGTGAAAGACGATGGAGAGGTTCCCAATAATCCCGATCTGCCGGTCATTGTGTACAATGGAGTATTCGCGGATGACCCGAGCGGCCTGGAGGCTGCCTTTAACCGGCATCATTGGAGCGGGAGCTGGGCAGGTGGCGTATACGATTACCATCATTATCACAGCAACACGCACGAAGTCCTGGGTGTGCGGTCCGGAAGCGCGACCGTCCTGGTGGGCGGTGATGCGGGAGAACGGCTGGAGCTTGCCACAGGCGATGTGATTGTTTTGCCGGCAGGCACTGCACATATGAAACTCACCAGCACCCCTGATTTTGAGGTGATTGGTGCTTATCCCGAAGGGAATACCCCGAATATGAGGGAGCGGAACCCGACGGATCGGGCGCAGGCGATCAACGAAATCCGAAGCGTGCCTGTTCCGGATCTGGATCCTGTCTTTGGAGAGGAAGGGCCACTGCTGCATAAATGGGTGAAATAA
- a CDS encoding EVE domain-containing protein: protein MMGYQDVVTRLGDRTRYWIGVVSESHVKLGVEGGFAQLCHGKSAPLRRMRKGDWLIYYSPRTEMKSGEALQAFTAVGQVVNDQVYEYPMTASFVPCRRDIRYVPGQQVKIACLLDQLSFTRGNRNWGYAFRYGHFEIKREDFLMIAEAMLGGSDMIQKRAIKSL from the coding sequence ATGATGGGATATCAGGACGTGGTTACACGATTAGGAGATCGAACCCGTTATTGGATTGGAGTAGTATCCGAATCGCATGTGAAATTGGGGGTGGAAGGGGGATTTGCCCAGCTATGTCACGGTAAATCGGCTCCGCTGCGGCGTATGCGCAAAGGAGATTGGCTGATCTATTATTCTCCGCGCACCGAGATGAAGTCTGGGGAGGCGCTTCAAGCATTCACCGCAGTCGGCCAGGTTGTGAATGATCAAGTCTATGAGTATCCAATGACGGCATCATTCGTCCCTTGCCGCCGGGATATCCGGTATGTTCCAGGTCAGCAAGTGAAAATAGCCTGCCTATTGGACCAGCTTAGCTTTACGCGAGGGAATCGAAATTGGGGGTATGCCTTTCGTTATGGGCATTTCGAGATCAAACGAGAGGATTTTCTGATGATTGCGGAGGCAATGTTGGGCGGCTCGGACATGATACAAAAAAGAGCGATAAAATCGCTTTGA
- a CDS encoding DinB family protein translates to MNTTEALQRFEETVQVYLQELDGFSMEELKYRQAEDEWSIGQMYQHLIQSALSMHLRNIELCLNPIEDAAVSSAGKTEVGMAIFEQGSFPPIRIQVPPSPQYTPEQPATKEQLIRGLDTVVQRMRQTEPMLGEASLQHTVPHPSFGGLHALEWFLLIEMHYRHHVRQLDRLKQTLEQQHG, encoded by the coding sequence ATGAATACAACGGAAGCATTGCAGCGGTTTGAAGAGACGGTGCAGGTGTATCTACAGGAGCTGGATGGTTTCAGCATGGAGGAATTAAAGTACAGACAAGCAGAGGACGAGTGGTCGATCGGGCAAATGTATCAGCACTTGATTCAATCCGCGTTATCCATGCATCTGCGAAATATTGAGTTATGTTTAAACCCGATTGAGGATGCAGCAGTCTCTTCAGCGGGAAAAACGGAAGTAGGTATGGCGATATTCGAACAGGGCAGTTTCCCTCCCATCCGTATTCAGGTTCCGCCGTCTCCTCAATATACCCCGGAGCAGCCTGCAACGAAAGAGCAGTTGATTCGAGGTTTGGATACTGTCGTCCAACGAATGAGACAAACCGAGCCAATGCTTGGAGAGGCATCCCTGCAGCATACCGTTCCCCATCCGAGTTTCGGAGGATTGCATGCCCTAGAGTGGTTTTTGCTCATCGAGATGCATTATCGGCATCATGTCCGGCAGCTGGACCGATTGAAACAGACTTTAGAGCAGCAGCATGGATGA
- a CDS encoding helix-turn-helix transcriptional regulator produces MNKTDRMLAIVLELQQRKVVRAEDLASIFETSVRTIYRDIQALSESGVPVMGAPGQGYSLMEGYFLPPVMFTVEEAVTLLIGTDFVEQRFDPEYGLKARTSSKKIESILPEPVRADASRVRKTMRLLSPGNRVSLGEEKDYVEIVRRAILQERKVEFNYVKKMPDSNGNRKSFRSAAPYGLAFLQGAWTLIAWCDLRQGIRHFRLSRMKELKVLEERFEMPPNFDLEDYRPSDDRNLRVQVLANPDIADRVKESDNYYMETLEECEDGLLVSFRVRRLEEILQWVLGWGSNVVVLEPESFRDRIRDEAEKMLKRY; encoded by the coding sequence ATGAACAAGACAGACCGGATGCTGGCTATCGTGCTTGAGCTGCAGCAGCGAAAGGTTGTTCGGGCCGAAGATTTGGCATCTATATTCGAGACGAGTGTCCGGACCATCTACCGGGATATTCAGGCCCTTAGCGAATCGGGCGTACCCGTGATGGGAGCTCCCGGGCAAGGATACTCATTAATGGAGGGATATTTCCTTCCGCCTGTCATGTTCACGGTGGAAGAGGCTGTGACTCTGCTCATTGGAACGGATTTCGTCGAACAACGCTTTGACCCGGAATATGGTCTGAAGGCTCGGACTTCGAGTAAGAAGATAGAGTCCATTCTGCCGGAGCCTGTCCGCGCAGATGCTTCGCGGGTTCGGAAGACCATGCGGCTGCTCTCACCGGGCAACAGGGTAAGTTTAGGAGAAGAGAAGGATTATGTTGAAATCGTTCGCCGAGCCATCCTGCAGGAGCGTAAGGTCGAATTCAATTATGTGAAAAAAATGCCCGATTCTAACGGCAACAGGAAGAGTTTTCGCTCGGCAGCTCCTTATGGTCTAGCGTTTCTCCAAGGCGCATGGACACTAATTGCATGGTGTGACCTGCGGCAGGGAATCCGCCATTTTAGGCTGTCCCGCATGAAGGAATTGAAGGTCCTTGAGGAGCGTTTTGAGATGCCGCCGAATTTTGACTTGGAAGACTATCGACCTTCGGATGACCGTAACCTGCGGGTGCAAGTTCTGGCAAATCCCGATATTGCGGATCGAGTTAAGGAATCCGACAATTATTACATGGAGACATTAGAAGAATGCGAGGACGGATTGCTTGTGAGCTTCCGCGTTCGCCGGCTGGAGGAGATCCTGCAGTGGGTGCTCGGCTGGGGATCGAATGTCGTCGTCCTTGAGCCGGAATCCTTCCGTGACCGGATCCGCGATGAAGCGGAAAAGATGTTAAAACGCTACTGA